One genomic region from Salvia hispanica cultivar TCC Black 2014 chromosome 2, UniMelb_Shisp_WGS_1.0, whole genome shotgun sequence encodes:
- the LOC125203755 gene encoding transmembrane emp24 domain-containing protein p24delta4-like, translating to MKLGEARWFWTLLMVAAAAVPVARGVWLDLPNSGSKCISEELHNNAVVLADYYAFIGEDYDVNGTTVAPSITVKVTSPYGNEIHHKEKVAHGQFAFTATEAGSYIACFSLDGDQGGKKVTVGIDWKTGIAAKDWDTVARKEKIEGLELELKKLEAAVETIHDNLIRLVTRESEMRGVSEITNARVAWYSLMALSICIVASILQVLYLRRYFRKKKLI from the exons ATGAAGTTAGGGGAAGCGCGTTGGTTTTGGACGCTGCTCATGGTGGCGGCGGCTGCTGTTCCGGTGGCGCGTGGTGTGTGGTTGGACTTGCCGAACTCGGGATCGAAGTGCATCTCCGAGGAGCTGCACAACAACGCCGTCGTTTTGGCCGATTACTACGCCTTCATCGGAGAGGACTACGATGTCAATGGTACTACTGTGGCTCCGTCTATCACCGTTAAG GTTACATCACCGTATGGGAATGAGATCCATCATAAAGAAAAAGTCGCTCACGGTCAGTTTGCCTTCACGGCAACTGAGGCTGGAAGCTACATAGCATGCTTCTCACTTGATGGTGATCAAGGAGGTAAAAAGGTGACTGTTGGTATCGACTGGAAAACTGGAATTGCTGCCAAAGATTGGGACACTGTCGCGAGGAAGGAAAAGATTGAG gGGCTTGAACtcgagttgaaaaaattagaagCAGCAGTGGAAACTATCCATGATAATTTGATTCGTCTGGTAACCAG GGAGTCAGAGATGAGGGGGGTTAGCGAGATTACTAATGCTAGAGTTGCGTGGTATAGTTTGATGGCCCTCTCCATCTGCATCGTGGCTTCGATTCTCCAGGTGTTGTATCTAAGGCGATACTTCAGGAAGAAGAAGCTCATTTAG
- the LOC125208396 gene encoding ethylene-responsive transcription factor ERF014-like has protein sequence MVKTETKISSSSSSLSSSPPPQNSKKRFKGVRMRSWGSWVSEIRAPNQKTRIWLGSYSTAEAAARAYDAALLCLKGSSANLNFPISSISHIKADQTMSPKSIQRIAAAAAAAASAENLEGSRNPSPLSPMSSEGESPSLSPSCQIEDDRILAAGADYFEDVAAWYNFDSPKYNEMINGMFYDPFMMEDYSYEDGDIRLWSFS, from the coding sequence atgGTCAAGACAGAAACCAAAATTtcatcgtcatcatcatcGCTGTCGTCGTCGCCGCCACCTCAAAACTCAAAGAAGAGATTCAAGGGAGTGAGAATGAGAAGCTGGGGATCATGGGTCTCCGAGATCAGAGCCCCCAATCAAAAAACAAGGATTTGGCTCGGCTCCTACTCCAcggcggaggcggcggcgcGAGCCTACGACGCCGCGCTCCTATGCCTCAAGGGCTCCTCCGCCAACCTCAACTTCCCCATATCTTCGATCTCACACATCAAAGCCGATCAAACCATGTCTCCCAAATCAATCCAAAGAATTGCGGCCGCGGCTGCAGCTGCGGCCAGTGCTGAAAATTTAGAAGGTTCTAGAAACCCTAGCCCTCTGTCGCCAATGTCGAGCGAGGGCGAGTCGCCCTCGCTGTCGCCTTCGTGTCAGATCGAAGACGACAGGATTTTGGCGGCGGGGGCGGACTATTTCGAGGACGTGGCGGCGTGGTACAACTTTGATTCCCCGAAGTACAATGAGATGATTAATGGGATGTTTTACGATCCCTTTATGATGGAGGATTATTCTTATGAAGATGGCGATATTCGGTTGTGGAGCttttcttga
- the LOC125203236 gene encoding uncharacterized protein LOC125203236: MAITKEQLLTRLQELQIGFSQYEHPVVLTVEAQAKYVGNEKGALSKNLFLKDKKQRYYIVSALADTKVDLKVLSQRLGLGKGGVRMAPEEALSEILHVPLGCVTPFALVNESARNVSLLLDKGFKSQERCFFHPLSNDMSIALNAHDLDKFLNSIGKPPAYVDLEATPTVGKDQPPDLAGLVPSDSPVSADPLVKQESSKGLEKNHTSSDKQPVIAAGAKPAKPSNTSTKEKPSGPVNTSITYADPNKFVEEILEQTRTIVLSEIKEEENIEKYREQLATIVSNNISKQLSIELKNLAIIFKNTAYTEGFKAGIHHQPKRM; this comes from the exons ATGGCTATCACGAAGGAGCAGCTCCTTACTCGTTTACAG GAGCTTCAAATAGGTTTCTCCCAGTATGAGCATCCTGTTGTATTGACAGTGGAAGCACAG GCGAAATATGTTGGGAACGAGAAAGGTGCACTGAGCAAGAATTTGTTCTTGAAG GACAAGAAACAGAGATACTATATTGTTTCTGCTTTGGCGGACACGAAGGTGGATCTGAAAg TTCTGTCTCAGAGACTTGGTCTGGGGAAAGGAGGTGTAAGAATGGCTCCAGAAGAGGCACTTTCAGAGATTCTTCAC GTGCCCCTTGGTTGTGTTACACCCTTTGCACTTGTGAATGAATCGGCCAG GAATGTGTCTTTGTTGTTAGATAAAGGATTTAAAAGTCAAGAACGCTGTTTCTTCCATCCATTGTCAAATGACATGTCAATTG CTCTAAATGCCCATGATCTTGACAAGTTTCTGAATTCTATTGGAAAACCCCCTGCATATGTTGATCTGGAG GCTACCCCTACTGTAGGGAAGGATCAACCTCCAGATCTAGCTGGTCTTGTCCCATCTGATTCACCAGTCTCAGCCGATCCTCTTGTAAAACAGGAATCTTCTAAAGGTCTGGAGAAAAATCACACATCCTCAGATAAGCAACCAGTAATTGCCGCAG ggGCGAAACCTGCAAAACCATCCAATACTTCTACAAAGGAGAAACCATCTGGCCCGGTAAACACGTCGATCACTTACGCTGACCCTAATAAATTTGTTGAAGAGATTCTGGAACAGACTAGAACCATAGTTCTCTCAGAG ATAAAGGAGGAGGAGAACATAGAGAAATATCGGGAGCAACTTGCAACTATTGTTTCTAACAATATAAGCAAACAACTTAGCATTGAGCTGAAGAACCTTGCT ATAATATTCAAGAACACAGCATATACAGAAGGCTTCAAAGCTGGTATTCATCATCAGCCGAAGAGAATGTAA
- the LOC125203237 gene encoding E3 ubiquitin-protein ligase RZF1-like produces the protein MSLSPPRANGNDASSEKLYWCYQCHRTVWTVSEYPSSTVCPRCYGQFLYEVDLARPQPILEITAFDPSPEARIVEALALMIDPHSLTGQTRGLGRQRRRYREPEEAGHRSWFRRRRRSIDEEGGDDWGPERGIIARPRNWIVLRPTGRIPANRNRPRERLIPQGADPRNYFNGLGLQGLIEEITQNDRPGPPPAPDSAIDAIPTIKIAQTHLETDTECPVCKEELEVGLEARQLPCKHIFHSDCIVPWLRLHNSCPVCRHEVEIHNQSCEGESIQIHVEDRRFPLLRRMAGMWPFRSRYRPLRPRGDGARHHQGEN, from the coding sequence ATGTCTTTGAGCCCTCCAAGAGCCAACGGcaacgatgcatcgtccgaaAAACTCTACTGGTGTTACCAGTGTCATCGAACAGTCTGGACCGTGTCCGAATACCCATCCAGTACCGTCTGCCCCCGTTGCTATGGCCAATTTCTCTACGAAGTCGACTTGGCGAGGCCCCAACCCATTCTTGAAATCACCGCATTCGATCCCTCACCGGAGGCACGAATTGTCGAAGCGCTGGCCCTCATGATTGATCCTCACTCACTTACGGGCCAAACGCGGGGACTTGGGCGGCAAAGACGACGTTATAGGGAGCCGGAAGAGGCAGGACACCGAAGCTGGTTCCGAAGGAGGAGGCGTTCGATTGATGAGGAGGGCGGTGACGATTGGGGTCCGGAAAGAGGGATTATAGCCCGGCCCAGAAACTGGATTGTTCTCCGGCCCACTGGCCGTATCCCTGCAAACAGAAACAGGCCGAGGGAAAGGCTAATCCCACAGGGAGCAGACCCTAGAAACTACTTCAACGGGCTGGGACTGCAAGGGCTCATCGAGGAGATAACTCAGAACGACAGGCCCGGCCCGCCACCAGCTCCAGATTCAGCTATTGATGCTAttccaacaattaaaattgcacAAACACATCTGGAGACAGACACGGAATGCCCAGTTTGCAAGGAAGAATTAGAAGTAGGGTTGGAAGCAAGACAGTTACCATGCAAACATATCTTTCATTCTGACTGCATTGTTCCATGGCTGAGGCTCCATAATTCTTGCCCAGTATGCCGTCATGAAGTCGAGATTCATAACCAAAGTTGTGAAGGTGAATCCATCCAAATTCATGTTGAAGATAGGAGGTTCCCACTGCTGAGGCGGATGGCAGGGATGTGGCCGTTCCGCTCCAGATATCGGCCACTTCGCCCGCGTGGAGATGGGGCCAGACATCACCAGGGTGAGAATTGA
- the LOC125203103 gene encoding uncharacterized protein LOC125203103 — protein MKLESEDRKMEKKSLTRTNSSLLRSSPTIRSSIHSLSSVTEIAPDSDAEDLEEQKPHSRPPPLRSNSPSRAAAGAPLAAAFLLFLYTLFAFFNSDDLATSENLLLALIFVAVLLFFLSRNKGLVSRNFGFLKQNCDECCKRLGFSCFSSRTHSKPVQWFIGEAESEGLERGKGIRKERSSRKIVREGVEFYSNGDFYEGEFHKGTCNGSGVYNYFVNGRYEGDWIDGKYDGYGIESWARGSRYRGQYRQGLRHGYGVYKFYTGDSYAGEWCNGQSHGVGAQTCGDGSCYVGEFKFAVKHGLGYYHFRNGDRYAGEYFGDKIHGFGVYHFANGHFYEGSWHEGQKQGYGMYTFRNGEARCGEWDNGNLKIPLPPLSDAVLRAVQAARKTAENAIHLRRVDEQVNKAVVAANRAATAARVAAIKAVQNRMDGRFCDTNL, from the exons ATGAAATTGGAGAGCGAAGATCGcaaaatggagaagaagagcCTCACTCGCACGAATTCCTCACTCCTCCGCTCATCCCCCACCATCCGCTCCTCCATCCACAGCCTGTCCTCCGTCACCGAGATCGCGCCCGATTCCGACGCCGAGGATCTCGAGGAGCAGAAGCCCCATAGCCGCCCGCCGCCTCTCCGATCGAATTCCCCCTCCCGCGCGGCGGCGGGGGCGCCGCTCGCCGCCGCATTCCTCCTATTTCTCTACACGCTCTTCGCCTTCTTCAATTCCGACGATTTAGCGACCTCGGAGAATTTACTTTTAGCTTTGATTTTCGTGGCGGTTTTGCTGTTTTTTTTGTCGAGGAATAAGGGTTTAGTGAGTAGGAATTTCGGTTTTTTGAAGCAAAATTGTGATGAGTGTTGTAAGAGGTTAGGGTTCTCGTGTTTTTCGTCGAGGACTCACTCGAAGCCTGTGCAATGGTTCATCGGCGAGGCTGAATCGGAGGGTTTAGAGAGGGGGAAGGGAATTAGGAAGGAGAGGAGCAGTAGGAAGATTGTTAGGGAAGGTGTGGAGTTTTACAGCAATGGCGATTTCTACGAAGGGGAGTTTCATAAGGGGACTTGCAATGGGAGTGGAGTGTACAATTACTTTGTGAATGGGAGGTATGAAGGGGATTGGATTGATGGGAAATATGATGGTTATGGGATTGAGAGCTGGGCGAGAGGGAGTAGGTACAGAGGGCAGTATCGGCAGGGTTTGCGCCATGGATATGGAGTGTATAAGTTTTACACAGGGGATTCTTATGCTGGAGAGTGGTGCAATGGGCAGAGTCATGGTGTTGGAGCGCAGACTTGTGGCGATGGGAGCTGCTATGTCGGCGAGTTCAAGTTTGCTGTTAAGCATGGCCTTGGATACTACCATTTCAG GAATGGAGATAGGTACGCCGGTGAGTACTTTGGAGATAAAATTCATGGCTTTGGGGTCTATCACTTCGCCAACGGCCATTTCTACGAAGGGTCGTGGCACGAGGGCCAGAAGCAGGGCTACGGAATGTACACTTTCCGAAATGGTGAAGCCAGATGTGGAGAATGGGATAATGGCAATCTCAAGATCCCCCTTCCCCCGCTCTCTGATGCAGTTCTTCGAGCAGTTCAG GCTGCTAGGAAAACTGCAGAGAATGCAATCCACCTCCGCCGGGTTGATGAGCAAGTGAACAAGGCTGTGGTGGCTGCGAACAGGGCTGCCACCGCGGCCAGGGTCGCTGCAATCAAAGCTGTTCAGAACAGGATGGATGGAAGATTTTGTGATACTAACTTGTGA